In Halopseudomonas nanhaiensis, a single window of DNA contains:
- a CDS encoding NAD(P)(+) transhydrogenase (Re/Si-specific) subunit beta codes for MYANFIIEAAYFIAALLFIYGLKRMASPVTARSGIVVAGWGMIIAVVAAFLYGLDVAPRAEEHLTVNIILVIVALALGTGWAWFSGKKVAMTDMPQMVALYNGMGGGAAAAIAASELFSGNAQAHGTVVTILAVLGGLIGSVALSGSLIAWAKLDGRMNKTLRLPAQQWINAGLFLASLALGAAITTMGAEAGVPMLLIAVFFVLALILGVLLTTPIGGADMPVVISLYNAFTGLAVAFEGFVLQNPAMIIAGTVVGSAGTLLTLMMAKAMNRPVSNVIFSQFGEGGDGDEGDIEGSMKSAEASDAAIAMYYASKVIIVPGYGLAVAQAQHKLYEFVKLLQKQGVDVRFAIHPVAGRMPGHMNVLLAEAGVPYDIIFDLEDINEDFAQADVAIVLGANDVVNPAARHRKSSPIYGMPILNVDYAQQAYVVKRGQGKGYSGVENELFFAENTSMVYGDAQKVMVQMIEAVKSLG; via the coding sequence ATGTACGCGAACTTCATTATCGAAGCGGCTTACTTCATTGCCGCGCTGCTGTTCATCTATGGTCTCAAGCGCATGGCCAGTCCGGTCACTGCGCGTTCCGGTATTGTCGTTGCCGGCTGGGGCATGATCATTGCGGTCGTCGCCGCTTTTCTCTACGGCCTCGACGTCGCTCCGCGTGCCGAAGAGCATCTGACCGTCAACATCATCCTGGTCATCGTGGCGCTCGCCCTGGGTACCGGCTGGGCCTGGTTCAGCGGCAAGAAGGTCGCCATGACCGACATGCCGCAGATGGTTGCGCTGTATAACGGCATGGGCGGCGGTGCTGCGGCCGCCATTGCTGCCAGCGAGCTGTTCTCCGGAAATGCTCAGGCGCACGGCACCGTTGTCACCATTCTCGCTGTGCTCGGCGGTCTGATCGGTTCGGTTGCGTTGTCCGGTTCGCTGATCGCCTGGGCCAAGCTCGATGGGCGCATGAACAAGACGCTGCGTCTGCCTGCTCAACAGTGGATCAATGCCGGTCTGTTCCTTGCTTCGCTTGCCCTGGGCGCGGCGATCACCACCATGGGTGCAGAAGCCGGCGTGCCGATGCTGCTCATCGCGGTATTCTTTGTACTGGCTCTGATTCTCGGCGTACTGCTCACCACTCCGATCGGCGGTGCCGATATGCCGGTGGTGATCTCGCTGTACAACGCGTTCACCGGTCTGGCGGTTGCTTTCGAAGGCTTCGTGCTGCAGAACCCGGCAATGATCATCGCGGGTACCGTGGTGGGTTCGGCCGGTACACTGCTGACGCTGATGATGGCCAAAGCGATGAACCGTCCGGTTTCCAACGTCATCTTCAGCCAGTTCGGTGAAGGCGGGGATGGTGATGAGGGTGACATCGAAGGCTCCATGAAGTCGGCTGAAGCTTCCGATGCGGCGATTGCCATGTACTACGCCAGCAAGGTGATCATCGTCCCGGGCTACGGTCTGGCGGTGGCTCAGGCTCAGCACAAGCTCTATGAGTTCGTGAAACTGCTGCAGAAGCAGGGCGTGGACGTGCGGTTTGCGATCCACCCGGTTGCCGGCCGGATGCCTGGTCACATGAACGTGTTGCTCGCCGAAGCCGGCGTGCCATACGACATCATCTTTGACCTGGAAGACATCAACGAAGACTTCGCGCAGGCGGATGTGGCGATTGTTCTTGGCGCCAACGACGTGGTCAACCCGGCCGCCCGTCACCGCAAGTCCAGCCCGATCTACGGCATGCCGATTCTGAACGTCGACTACGCGCAGCAGGCCTATGTGGTCAAGCGCGGACAGGGCAAGGGCTACTCCGGCGTGGAGAACGAGCTGTTCTTCGCCGAGAACACGTCCATGGTCTATGGCGACGCACAGAAAGTCATGGTGCAGATGATCGAAGCGGTCAAATCCCTGGGCTAA
- a CDS encoding aldehyde dehydrogenase family protein, with product MSHHRQFYINGQWVEPKGQGTVDVVNPATEEAVATIALGNHEDVDLAVAAARKAFETYSQTSREDRIALLEKIIAVFQKRMGDVAEAISQEMGAPAKLSKMAQAPSGLGHFAVALEVLKDYQFEEQIGNTMVVKEPIGVCGLITPWNWPMNQLTCKVAPAIATGCTMVLKPSEVAPLSALLLAEILDEAGVPAGVFNLVNGDGPTVGAAMSGHRGIDMMSFTGSTNAGRHVMQNGANTIKRVALELGGKSANILLDDVNFEKMVAHGVMSCMNNSGQSCNAPTRMLVPSSRMDEVVAIAQAVAGKVKPGDPNAEDTVIGPVASKAQWNKIQDLIAKGIDEGAKVIAGGPGRPEGVSKGYYVKPTVFANVTNEMTIAREEIFGPVLSIIGYESEDEAVRIANDTQYGLSGYVSSGDIERARKVARRIRTGMVHINGAPLDNRAPFGGYKESGNGREWGHHGFEDFLEIKSIFGYVAKG from the coding sequence ATGAGCCATCACAGACAATTCTACATCAACGGCCAGTGGGTAGAACCCAAAGGTCAGGGAACCGTTGATGTGGTCAACCCCGCCACCGAGGAAGCGGTCGCCACCATCGCGCTGGGCAACCATGAGGATGTCGACCTTGCTGTCGCCGCGGCGCGCAAGGCGTTCGAAACCTATTCCCAGACCAGCCGCGAGGATCGCATCGCATTGCTGGAAAAGATCATCGCTGTGTTCCAGAAGCGCATGGGTGACGTAGCAGAGGCCATCTCGCAGGAAATGGGCGCGCCCGCAAAGCTTTCGAAGATGGCGCAAGCCCCTTCCGGACTGGGTCATTTCGCGGTCGCTCTGGAAGTGCTCAAGGATTATCAGTTCGAAGAGCAGATCGGCAACACCATGGTGGTCAAGGAGCCGATCGGCGTCTGCGGCCTGATCACCCCCTGGAACTGGCCAATGAACCAGCTGACCTGCAAGGTCGCTCCGGCGATCGCTACCGGCTGCACCATGGTCCTCAAGCCTTCGGAAGTGGCTCCGCTGTCAGCCCTGCTGCTTGCCGAGATCCTTGACGAGGCTGGCGTTCCGGCTGGCGTGTTCAATCTGGTCAACGGCGACGGCCCGACCGTGGGCGCAGCGATGTCGGGGCATCGTGGCATCGACATGATGTCCTTTACCGGCTCGACCAATGCGGGCCGTCATGTCATGCAAAACGGCGCGAACACCATCAAGCGTGTGGCTCTGGAGCTGGGCGGCAAGTCGGCCAACATCCTGCTGGACGACGTCAACTTCGAGAAGATGGTCGCCCATGGCGTGATGTCGTGCATGAACAACAGCGGCCAGTCGTGCAACGCACCGACGCGCATGCTGGTACCAAGCAGCCGGATGGATGAAGTAGTGGCAATCGCTCAGGCAGTCGCTGGCAAGGTCAAGCCGGGTGATCCGAACGCGGAGGACACCGTCATCGGGCCGGTTGCTTCTAAGGCGCAATGGAACAAGATCCAGGATCTCATCGCCAAGGGTATCGACGAGGGCGCCAAGGTCATTGCCGGCGGGCCGGGACGTCCCGAAGGCGTGAGCAAGGGTTACTACGTCAAGCCTACTGTATTCGCCAACGTCACCAACGAGATGACCATTGCGCGCGAAGAGATCTTTGGACCGGTACTGTCGATCATTGGCTATGAGAGCGAGGATGAGGCAGTACGCATTGCCAACGACACACAGTACGGTTTGTCCGGCTACGTCTCGTCCGGCGACATCGAACGAGCCCGCAAGGTGGCCCGTCGCATCCGGACCGGCATGGTCCACATCAACGGTGCGCCGTTGGACAACCGCGCTCCGTTCGGTGGATACAAGGAGTCAGGGAACGGTCGCGAGTGGGGTCACCATGGCTTCGAAGACTTTCTGGAGATCAAGTCGATCTTCGGCTACGTCGCGAAGGGCTAG
- a CDS encoding NAD(P) transhydrogenase subunit alpha — translation MPVKLYVPRETRLHEKRVALVPSVAAKLVKLGIEPSLQPGAGEAARIPDSAFVDAGAVIGVDAAPQLVFSVQPPSVEQIGQMQPGTVLCCFVYAHREPEIVRALRDRNITCFAMELVPRTTRAQAMDALSSQAALAGYYAALLAASSLNRILPMMTTAVGSLRPAKILVMGAGVAGLQALATAKRLGAMVEGYDVRPEVKEQVESVGGKFVDTGVSAAGTGGYARELTAEEQAKVAEVLTRHIQNADAVITTASIPGRPSPKIISEEQIRGMKPGAVIIDLAAEGGGNTPLTQPGETVEVGPATIVAPLNVPSHLAEHASELYARNLLNLVGLMIKDGELNLDWEDDILAGAVLTHAGEIKNETARKAVELS, via the coding sequence ATGCCGGTAAAACTGTACGTCCCCCGGGAAACGCGGCTGCACGAAAAGCGCGTTGCTCTGGTTCCCTCTGTTGCTGCCAAACTGGTCAAGCTCGGAATCGAGCCCAGCCTTCAACCAGGTGCTGGCGAAGCTGCCCGTATTCCTGATTCCGCGTTCGTTGATGCAGGCGCCGTGATCGGCGTTGATGCTGCACCGCAGCTTGTCTTCAGCGTTCAACCGCCGTCGGTCGAGCAGATCGGTCAGATGCAGCCGGGCACCGTGTTGTGCTGCTTCGTCTACGCACACCGTGAGCCGGAGATCGTCCGGGCACTGCGTGACCGCAACATCACCTGCTTTGCGATGGAACTGGTGCCACGCACCACGCGCGCCCAGGCGATGGATGCGCTGTCTTCCCAGGCCGCATTGGCTGGCTACTACGCAGCGCTGCTGGCTGCCTCCAGCCTCAACCGAATTCTTCCGATGATGACGACGGCTGTGGGCTCACTGCGTCCGGCCAAGATTCTGGTGATGGGGGCGGGTGTGGCCGGTCTGCAGGCACTGGCGACAGCCAAGCGCCTCGGTGCAATGGTTGAGGGTTACGACGTGCGTCCGGAAGTAAAGGAGCAGGTCGAGTCCGTGGGCGGCAAATTCGTCGACACCGGCGTCTCGGCTGCCGGCACCGGTGGATACGCGCGCGAGCTTACCGCCGAAGAGCAGGCCAAGGTGGCCGAAGTACTGACGCGCCACATCCAGAACGCTGACGCGGTGATCACCACTGCATCCATCCCGGGCCGCCCGAGCCCGAAGATCATCAGCGAAGAGCAGATTCGCGGCATGAAGCCGGGCGCAGTGATCATCGACCTGGCTGCTGAAGGGGGTGGTAATACGCCGCTGACCCAGCCTGGCGAAACGGTCGAGGTGGGACCGGCGACCATCGTCGCTCCGCTGAACGTGCCTAGCCATCTGGCCGAGCACGCGTCTGAGCTCTACGCGCGCAACCTGCTCAATCTGGTCGGCCTGATGATCAAGGACGGCGAACTCAATCTCGATTGGGAAGACGACATTCTGGCCGGGGCTGTTCTCACGCACGCCGGCGAAATCAAGAACGAAACGGCGCGCAAAGCCGTCGAGCTGAGCTAA
- a CDS encoding NAD(P) transhydrogenase subunit alpha has translation MDVTTAITGFVALYIFMLAAFTGYEIIGRVPAILHTPLMSGSNFVHGIVVVGAMWALLNAGTPLEQAIGFFGVLLGAGNAAGGYVVTERMLEMFKASDKRKPEATADKD, from the coding sequence ATGGACGTCACTACAGCCATTACAGGTTTCGTAGCGTTATACATCTTCATGCTTGCAGCCTTCACCGGCTACGAGATCATCGGCCGCGTGCCAGCCATTCTGCACACTCCGCTGATGTCGGGCTCGAACTTCGTTCACGGCATCGTGGTTGTTGGCGCAATGTGGGCGCTGCTCAATGCAGGCACTCCGCTGGAGCAGGCGATCGGGTTCTTCGGTGTACTGCTTGGCGCGGGTAACGCAGCCGGTGGTTACGTGGTAACCGAGCGCATGCTGGAAATGTTCAAGGCGAGCGACAAGCGCAAGCCAGAAGCGACCGCCGACAAGGATTAA
- a CDS encoding alanine/glycine:cation symporter family protein has product MTAIIDFLNNIFWGYILIYGLLGVGIFFTIRLGLIQFVHFGEMIRAIKGSRHSDQNGISPFQALCTSLASRVGTGNLAGVAVALYLGGAGAIFWMWMVALVGMATAYAESTLAQLYKVRDGKGQYRGGPAFYIAKGLRAPWAAVIFALALILSFGLVFNAVQANSIADAMEGAFGIPNIWVGLAVAVLAGIVIFGGLRSIARFAELVVPLMAGIYVLMALYVIVVNITEVPGVLATIVRSAFGLEEAAGGVAGSVAAAMLNGIKRGLFSNEAGMGSAPNIAATATPMPHHPSSQGLVQALGVFIDTIVICTATAVMILLSGVLEPGSGVTGTQLTQQAMEAHIGPAGTYFIAVAIFFFAFTSIVGNYTYAENSLIYLGAGNTLGLTLLRAAALAMVVWGAYEAVGTVFNAADASMGLMATINLVAIVLLSGTVAKLTKDYMAQRKSGEIPKFRGNDYPELREKIDTDIWR; this is encoded by the coding sequence ATGACCGCAATTATCGATTTTCTCAACAACATTTTCTGGGGCTACATCCTTATCTACGGACTGCTCGGGGTGGGCATCTTTTTCACTATCCGGCTCGGACTGATCCAGTTCGTCCACTTCGGTGAAATGATCCGTGCGATCAAGGGTTCGCGACACAGTGACCAGAACGGCATATCGCCCTTTCAGGCGCTGTGTACCAGTCTGGCATCAAGGGTCGGCACCGGTAACCTGGCGGGCGTAGCGGTCGCGCTGTATCTGGGTGGAGCCGGTGCCATTTTCTGGATGTGGATGGTAGCGCTGGTGGGCATGGCTACCGCCTATGCGGAAAGCACGCTGGCTCAGCTGTACAAGGTTCGCGACGGCAAGGGGCAATACCGTGGAGGTCCTGCGTTCTATATAGCCAAGGGATTGCGCGCGCCGTGGGCTGCGGTGATCTTCGCGCTCGCGCTGATTCTGTCCTTCGGCCTGGTGTTCAACGCGGTGCAGGCCAACTCCATCGCCGATGCGATGGAAGGTGCGTTCGGCATACCCAACATCTGGGTCGGACTGGCCGTCGCGGTTCTTGCCGGCATCGTGATCTTTGGTGGACTGCGCTCGATCGCCCGTTTTGCCGAGCTGGTAGTTCCGCTGATGGCCGGCATCTATGTACTCATGGCCCTGTACGTCATTGTTGTGAACATCACCGAGGTGCCGGGCGTGCTGGCCACCATCGTGCGCAGTGCATTCGGTCTGGAAGAGGCCGCGGGCGGGGTGGCCGGATCGGTTGCCGCCGCGATGCTCAACGGCATCAAGCGCGGTCTGTTTTCCAACGAAGCCGGTATGGGTTCGGCGCCCAATATCGCAGCAACCGCGACACCCATGCCGCATCACCCGTCCTCCCAGGGGCTGGTCCAGGCCCTCGGGGTATTCATCGACACCATCGTCATCTGTACCGCAACCGCCGTGATGATTCTGCTGTCGGGCGTCCTCGAGCCCGGCTCAGGTGTGACGGGCACCCAGCTGACACAACAAGCGATGGAAGCCCATATCGGGCCTGCCGGCACCTACTTTATCGCCGTGGCAATCTTCTTCTTCGCCTTCACTTCCATCGTCGGCAACTACACCTATGCCGAGAACTCGCTGATCTATCTCGGGGCGGGCAATACACTGGGTCTGACCCTGCTGCGGGCTGCCGCGCTGGCGATGGTGGTGTGGGGCGCGTATGAGGCGGTCGGAACGGTATTCAACGCCGCCGATGCGTCGATGGGTCTGATGGCGACCATCAACCTCGTCGCAATCGTGCTGTTGTCGGGTACGGTAGCCAAGCTGACCAAGGACTATATGGCGCAACGAAAGAGTGGGGAGATTCCGAAGTTCCGTGGCAACGATTACCCGGAACTGCGTGAGAAGATCGATACCGATATCTGGCGCTGA
- a CDS encoding metal-dependent hydrolase: MTSLTPADLKIVPRRMDFALPEPLPRHWHSNDPFKTHFFNAMSVLFPDGERYFIDSVRLFRDRVSDPALQEQIRGFIGQEGHHSREHVEYNNRLRALGYDIDRLELPVKKRIRFVQKQFTPERQLAGTVAMEHFTAILADALLREPHWIDGAIPEMRQIWRWHALEETEHKAVAFDVYMQVCGDRDLLRKAMRQATFFFLKDVTIGTWHMLRRDGCASFSTWARGMRWLWGRDGFFTRLIPVYRDFYKDGFHPWQHDNAERMQSHAAEFNAGLVR; this comes from the coding sequence ATGACATCGCTGACGCCCGCCGACCTCAAGATCGTCCCCCGGCGCATGGATTTTGCGCTGCCTGAGCCGTTGCCGCGCCATTGGCATTCCAACGATCCGTTCAAAACGCATTTCTTCAATGCCATGTCGGTGCTGTTCCCGGATGGGGAGCGCTATTTTATCGACTCGGTACGGTTGTTCCGCGACCGGGTCAGCGATCCAGCGCTGCAGGAACAGATTCGCGGCTTTATCGGACAGGAAGGCCACCACAGCCGCGAACACGTCGAGTACAACAATCGGCTGCGCGCGCTGGGGTACGATATCGACCGTCTCGAACTGCCGGTCAAGAAGCGCATCCGCTTCGTACAGAAACAGTTCACCCCCGAACGTCAGCTCGCCGGGACCGTGGCGATGGAACATTTCACCGCCATCCTCGCCGATGCGCTGTTACGCGAACCGCACTGGATAGACGGGGCAATTCCGGAAATGAGGCAGATCTGGCGCTGGCATGCTCTGGAGGAAACCGAACACAAGGCGGTGGCTTTCGATGTCTACATGCAGGTCTGCGGTGATCGCGATCTGCTGCGCAAGGCGATGCGTCAGGCGACCTTCTTCTTTCTCAAGGACGTGACCATCGGAACCTGGCACATGCTGCGCCGTGATGGCTGTGCCAGTTTCTCGACCTGGGCCAGGGGCATGCGCTGGTTGTGGGGGCGTGATGGCTTCTTCACACGTTTGATCCCCGTTTATCGCGACTTCTACAAGGACGGCTTCCATCCGTGGCAGCATGACAATGCCGAACGGATGCAGTCGCACGCCGCAGAATTCAATGCAGGCCTGGTGCGCTGA